The proteins below are encoded in one region of Planctopirus limnophila DSM 3776:
- the leuB gene encoding 3-isopropylmalate dehydrogenase: protein MRAQIALLPGDGIGVEVVAEAEKLLQAVAKKFGHEFSFVRGLIGGCAIDATGEALPDETLSICRASQAILLGAVGGPKWDNPSAKTRPEAGLLKIRKELGLFANVRPIKASPYLVQASPLKTEIVAGVDILFFRELTGGLYFGESGRKTNPDGSETAFNTMIYSTYEIERIVRLAGQAARGRRKKVTSVDKANVLEVSRLWRQTFDRVMQAEFPDVQTEHVLIDAMAMHLISKPKNFDVVVTENLFGDILTDEGSMLPGSMGLLPSASLGADGPGLYEPIHGSAPDIAGKGIANPLATILAAAMLLRHSLHLETEAVAIEKAVDHVLSRGHRTADIAGGGPAVSTVRMGELVLEAFLAV, encoded by the coding sequence GTGCGTGCTCAGATTGCTTTGTTGCCTGGCGATGGAATTGGTGTGGAAGTCGTGGCGGAAGCAGAAAAGCTGCTTCAGGCTGTGGCGAAGAAGTTTGGCCACGAATTTTCGTTCGTGCGGGGTCTGATTGGCGGCTGTGCCATCGACGCGACGGGTGAAGCTCTTCCCGATGAGACGTTATCGATCTGCCGGGCGAGCCAGGCGATTCTGCTGGGGGCTGTGGGTGGGCCGAAGTGGGATAACCCGAGTGCCAAGACCAGGCCCGAAGCGGGTCTGCTCAAGATTCGTAAAGAGCTGGGATTGTTCGCAAATGTGCGCCCCATCAAGGCTTCGCCGTATCTGGTGCAGGCCTCGCCTTTGAAGACCGAGATTGTTGCGGGAGTGGATATCCTGTTCTTCCGCGAGTTGACCGGCGGGTTGTACTTTGGGGAATCGGGCCGCAAGACCAATCCGGATGGCAGCGAGACCGCTTTCAACACGATGATCTACAGCACTTACGAGATCGAGCGGATTGTCCGTCTCGCGGGACAGGCAGCGCGTGGGCGTCGCAAGAAAGTGACCAGCGTGGATAAGGCCAACGTACTCGAAGTTTCGCGATTGTGGCGCCAGACGTTTGATCGTGTCATGCAGGCTGAGTTCCCGGATGTGCAGACGGAGCATGTGTTGATCGATGCCATGGCCATGCACCTGATTTCGAAGCCCAAGAACTTCGACGTCGTGGTGACTGAGAATCTCTTCGGTGACATCCTCACCGATGAAGGCTCAATGCTCCCCGGCTCGATGGGGCTGTTGCCTTCGGCTTCTCTGGGTGCAGATGGCCCAGGGTTGTACGAGCCGATTCATGGATCCGCACCGGATATTGCCGGTAAGGGAATTGCAAACCCGCTGGCTACTATTCTCGCAGCGGCCATGCTGCTGCGTCATTCGCTGCATCTGGAAACGGAAGCGGTGGCCATTGAGAAGGCGGTCGATCACGTTTTGTCTCGTGGACACAGGACAGCTGACATTGCGGGGGGTGGCCCGGCTGTTTCGACCGTACGCATGGGCGAACTGGTGCTGGAAGCATTTCTGGCCGTTTGA
- a CDS encoding putative Ig domain-containing protein, producing MNTRERNLLIGLGGAAILYVAYSYLYPAVMAPITDRQNKLAEVTEKVDKSDAEILQLLQKRKQLGQWKAVSLPADPPTTKRPDALNAQRLYLNWLGSIAEKSRLQRVKTAPERRQTKPNLYISVAISLTGEGTAAQISDFLARLELAPLLHRVNRVRIESTDVTGNPPFKIDLELEGIVFPESRPRNTLFPETSLKEAMAAGSTELTVADPLAIRLPTPFEILVGDERRQVQAINTTTGVWKLQKSPSNKAFPAGTIVQVPSAPPEAMITALASQIQSGWRFLKPVPPAKYDPRLEAQGEAVLLTGTPLRQTIELKGTAGSTPTLKPTGTWPAGLSFDAQSRRITGELPKGSASAETSKNELTLTFDVLPEKDAFPTVERSIRFTIKDPNTPPEIAAVTKLLPAVAGRVWKLEPQATDRETSRDKLKWSAVSLIEGMSFDSKTGRIEWIPSISAEPGAKSVELRVTDDSNPPLAATHVFNFELSEDLPQYTYLIAVIEGPVSSETTPANTTPANSSNSSAGMEVWFFDRLQSRKLVMLPGTPQVIGDLEFVIEEATPQQIILLVNGQRQRLELGKSLRELVPLETAATGTNAPSTDTR from the coding sequence ATGAACACCCGCGAACGCAATCTCCTCATCGGACTGGGTGGAGCAGCCATCCTCTACGTGGCTTACAGCTATCTTTATCCGGCTGTCATGGCACCCATTACCGATCGGCAGAACAAGCTCGCTGAAGTGACCGAGAAGGTCGACAAAAGCGATGCCGAAATCCTTCAGCTTCTACAAAAACGTAAACAACTCGGCCAATGGAAAGCTGTCTCGTTACCAGCCGATCCTCCCACCACCAAACGACCTGATGCACTCAACGCCCAAAGGCTCTATCTCAACTGGCTGGGGTCCATCGCAGAAAAAAGTCGTCTTCAACGGGTAAAAACAGCACCCGAACGTCGTCAAACCAAACCCAACCTGTATATCAGCGTGGCCATCTCTTTGACGGGTGAAGGGACTGCCGCACAAATCTCCGATTTCCTCGCCCGGCTCGAACTGGCACCACTGCTACACCGCGTGAATCGCGTCCGCATCGAATCGACAGATGTCACCGGAAATCCCCCCTTCAAGATCGATCTCGAACTCGAAGGGATCGTCTTCCCCGAATCACGCCCTCGCAACACCCTCTTCCCTGAAACATCTCTCAAAGAGGCCATGGCTGCTGGCAGTACCGAGTTAACGGTTGCCGATCCACTCGCCATACGCCTCCCCACTCCCTTCGAGATTCTCGTCGGCGATGAACGCCGCCAGGTGCAGGCGATCAACACGACGACGGGCGTCTGGAAACTGCAAAAATCTCCTTCCAACAAAGCTTTTCCTGCGGGGACGATCGTGCAGGTCCCTTCTGCACCTCCCGAAGCGATGATTACCGCTCTTGCCAGTCAGATTCAGAGTGGCTGGAGATTCCTCAAGCCCGTCCCGCCCGCCAAATACGATCCACGCCTCGAAGCTCAAGGCGAAGCCGTGCTTCTGACGGGAACCCCGCTGCGCCAGACCATCGAATTGAAAGGGACTGCCGGTTCCACTCCCACTCTCAAACCCACCGGCACCTGGCCTGCCGGTCTCTCGTTCGATGCTCAATCTCGTCGCATTACCGGCGAACTCCCGAAAGGATCAGCATCGGCAGAAACCTCAAAAAATGAACTCACCTTGACGTTCGATGTCCTTCCCGAGAAAGACGCCTTCCCGACTGTCGAACGTTCCATTCGCTTTACGATCAAAGACCCGAACACACCCCCCGAAATCGCTGCCGTCACCAAACTGTTACCAGCCGTTGCCGGCCGTGTGTGGAAGCTCGAACCTCAGGCGACGGATCGAGAAACGTCTCGCGACAAACTCAAATGGTCGGCAGTTTCATTGATCGAAGGGATGTCGTTCGACTCCAAAACCGGCAGGATCGAATGGATCCCTTCGATCTCTGCCGAACCAGGTGCCAAATCGGTGGAATTGCGTGTCACAGACGATTCGAACCCGCCTCTGGCAGCCACGCACGTGTTCAACTTCGAGCTCTCCGAAGATCTCCCGCAGTACACTTATCTGATCGCTGTCATCGAAGGGCCGGTCTCCTCAGAAACCACCCCTGCCAACACCACCCCAGCCAACAGTTCCAACTCTTCTGCCGGGATGGAAGTCTGGTTCTTTGATCGCCTCCAGAGCCGTAAACTCGTGATGCTTCCGGGCACCCCGCAAGTGATAGGCGACCTGGAGTTCGTGATTGAAGAAGCCACACCTCAGCAGATCATTCTGCTGGTGAACGGCCAAAGGCAGCGCCTCGAACTCGGCAAAAGTCTACGCGAACTGGTGCCTCTGGAGACAGCGGCCACAGGAACCAACGCACCCTCGACTGACACCCGCTGA
- a CDS encoding cob(I)yrinic acid a,c-diamide adenosyltransferase, with protein sequence MVYLNRIYTKSGDSGLTSLGNGDRVSKTSPRIVAYGGVDELNATLGVALHAQLTEEIRQLLTSIQHDLFDLGADLCIPQKENEAPGEALRMTAAQIERLEKAIDEAVDQLSPLTSFVLPGGTEAAAALHVARTVCRRVEIGVIALSEQEPISPHCVIYLNRLSDLLFCLARLCNDGGKADVLWIPGKNRPA encoded by the coding sequence ATGGTTTACCTGAATCGAATTTACACCAAGTCGGGCGACTCGGGATTAACCAGCCTTGGCAACGGAGACCGCGTTTCGAAAACCAGTCCCCGAATTGTTGCGTATGGTGGGGTCGATGAACTCAATGCCACCCTGGGCGTGGCTTTACATGCCCAACTCACTGAGGAAATTCGACAACTGCTCACTTCGATCCAGCACGATCTGTTTGATCTGGGGGCCGATCTGTGCATCCCTCAGAAAGAGAACGAAGCGCCCGGAGAAGCCCTGCGGATGACGGCGGCTCAAATTGAACGACTGGAAAAGGCGATTGATGAGGCCGTCGATCAGTTGTCTCCTCTGACCAGCTTCGTATTGCCCGGCGGTACAGAAGCTGCCGCTGCTTTACATGTCGCGCGAACCGTTTGCCGCCGCGTGGAAATTGGTGTCATCGCTCTCAGTGAGCAGGAACCAATCAGCCCTCATTGTGTGATCTACCTCAATCGGCTCTCCGATCTCCTCTTCTGCCTGGCCAGACTCTGCAACGATGGCGGGAAAGCCGATGTGCTCTGGATTCCCGGCAAGAATCGCCCCGCATAA
- a CDS encoding AraC family transcriptional regulator: MSQEAPASQDSSEISPRPATLPVSAMPPTMHRSVALIVHTSSDWTRQVLRGIAQYASEHGFWDFFIEPRGHDEKLLIPKGWSGDGIIARLTHPALEKQILKSNLPCVNVSWMGQHSLRIPKVVSDEAACGRLAAEHFLEQSFRSFAYIGPIHRAGYDDLLGKNYINTLLQAGHQTSIYQPTVPIPVPDLLTQRKGFLQWLKMLPKPTAIFTWSGEVGRELMTCARLSRFRIPDDIALLVGENDPLLSALAPVPLSNIDQAPVRVGYEAATLLDKLMNGEPAPEEPILVPPVGVVQRRSTETSAVDDPLVDMAVRFMRDHLSEPIQIADVEKALNVSRRVLEHRFHKVLDDTPANVLRRMRLQNVKRLLGETTLPLARIAQLTGFNHVEVLVRTFRRELGVTPGEYRRRH; encoded by the coding sequence ATGTCGCAAGAAGCCCCCGCTTCCCAGGATTCGTCCGAAATTTCTCCGCGTCCAGCGACATTGCCGGTATCGGCCATGCCACCCACCATGCATCGCAGTGTGGCACTCATCGTCCATACCTCATCTGACTGGACGAGGCAGGTCTTGCGCGGGATTGCCCAGTATGCCAGCGAGCACGGCTTCTGGGATTTCTTCATCGAGCCACGCGGTCACGACGAAAAACTGCTGATTCCCAAGGGCTGGAGTGGTGATGGCATTATTGCCCGCCTCACTCACCCCGCACTCGAAAAGCAGATCCTCAAAAGCAACCTGCCCTGCGTCAACGTCTCCTGGATGGGACAGCACTCCCTCCGGATCCCCAAAGTCGTCTCCGATGAAGCGGCTTGCGGAAGGCTCGCTGCCGAACATTTCCTCGAACAATCCTTCCGCAGCTTCGCCTACATCGGGCCGATTCATCGTGCGGGATATGACGATCTGCTGGGGAAAAACTACATCAATACGCTATTGCAAGCCGGTCATCAGACCAGCATTTATCAGCCCACAGTTCCCATTCCTGTCCCTGACCTTTTAACTCAACGAAAAGGTTTTCTGCAGTGGCTGAAAATGCTCCCCAAGCCAACGGCAATCTTCACCTGGAGTGGTGAAGTGGGCCGCGAGTTAATGACCTGTGCCCGCCTCAGCCGCTTTCGGATTCCCGACGATATCGCCCTGCTCGTTGGTGAAAACGATCCACTGTTGTCAGCTCTGGCACCAGTCCCGCTTTCCAATATCGACCAGGCTCCTGTCCGTGTCGGTTACGAAGCAGCGACTTTGCTCGACAAACTCATGAATGGCGAACCAGCACCGGAAGAGCCGATTCTTGTCCCCCCTGTCGGTGTGGTGCAGCGCCGATCCACGGAAACATCGGCTGTCGATGATCCTCTGGTCGATATGGCCGTTCGTTTTATGCGCGACCATTTGAGCGAACCGATTCAGATTGCGGATGTGGAGAAAGCTCTCAATGTCTCCCGCCGGGTGCTGGAACACCGCTTCCATAAAGTGCTCGACGATACCCCAGCCAATGTCCTTCGCAGGATGAGATTGCAGAACGTCAAACGCCTCCTGGGAGAAACCACTCTTCCACTGGCCCGCATTGCCCAGCTCACTGGCTTTAATCACGTGGAAGTTCTGGTGCGTACCTTCCGCCGTGAGCTGGGGGTCACTCCCGGCGAATACCGGCGTCGCCACTAA
- a CDS encoding DUF1559 domain-containing protein gives MKMRIRKGFTLIELLVVIAIIAILIALLLPAVQQAREAARRTQCRNNLKQLGLAVHNFHDQFGNLPPAANTGLGEVWSAALLPMLDQAPLYNTLDTATLFTNYTEGNNWGNGSATYAASGTSVTDRNIRACRAVIPAFRCPSLPGPTNVLDISTDGWYVSDRFIATYIACASGTAVTDANRFLDDNGMLPVRDKVTPAGGTISRTPTHNFRDITDGLSNTVLIGETRPQTENLSSPTEPVDGTATGQRYDHWIMGGDGMDTGGTRTDASEFFGSLGVGINLWDSVTATDVQKEVSFGSTHEGGCHMLMGDGSVRFISENIDSTIRTAIGTRASSEAVGEF, from the coding sequence ATGAAAATGCGCATTCGCAAAGGGTTTACCCTGATTGAGCTTTTAGTCGTGATCGCAATTATTGCGATTTTGATTGCTTTGCTGCTTCCGGCTGTCCAGCAGGCACGGGAAGCGGCTCGCCGGACACAGTGCCGGAACAATTTGAAGCAATTGGGACTGGCAGTGCATAACTTCCACGATCAGTTTGGAAATCTGCCGCCGGCTGCCAATACCGGACTGGGTGAAGTCTGGTCAGCAGCACTATTGCCCATGTTGGATCAGGCCCCACTTTACAACACCCTTGATACGGCCACCCTGTTTACGAACTACACTGAAGGGAATAATTGGGGAAATGGCTCAGCGACTTACGCGGCCAGTGGTACGAGTGTGACCGATCGAAACATCCGTGCCTGTCGAGCCGTCATTCCTGCCTTCCGTTGTCCTTCATTGCCGGGCCCGACGAATGTGCTCGATATCAGCACGGATGGCTGGTATGTGAGTGACCGGTTCATTGCGACTTATATTGCCTGTGCCTCAGGAACTGCTGTCACCGATGCCAATCGATTCCTGGACGATAATGGCATGCTCCCTGTGCGTGATAAGGTCACACCGGCCGGTGGAACCATTTCGCGAACTCCAACGCATAACTTTCGAGATATTACCGATGGCCTCTCGAATACTGTTCTGATTGGCGAAACCAGGCCACAGACCGAAAATCTTTCATCACCAACGGAACCTGTTGATGGCACAGCCACTGGCCAGCGCTATGATCACTGGATTATGGGTGGTGATGGCATGGATACGGGTGGTACGAGGACAGATGCCTCTGAGTTTTTCGGTTCACTGGGCGTGGGAATCAACCTGTGGGACTCCGTGACAGCCACTGATGTACAGAAAGAAGTCTCGTTTGGCAGCACTCATGAAGGGGGTTGCCATATGCTGATGGGTGATGGTTCCGTCCGCTTCATCAGCGAAAACATCGACTCGACGATCCGCACAGCAATTGGGACTCGAGCCAGTAGCGAAGCTGTTGGTGAGTTTTAA